A region from the Lycium barbarum isolate Lr01 chromosome 8, ASM1917538v2, whole genome shotgun sequence genome encodes:
- the LOC132606317 gene encoding aspartic proteinase-like: MQESVEFFFSFTFFLSLLHQKLINMGAKIFLVVLFLSALLSPLASSSSNDGFVRIGLKKMKFDQNNRLAARLESKDGDALRAKYNFGGKLGESEDTDIVALKNYMDAQYFGELGVGTPPQKFTVIFDTGSSNLWVPSSKCYFSVPCFFHSKYKSSQSSTYKKNGKSAAIQYGSGAISGFFSQDSVKVGDLVVTDQEFIEATREPSVTFLVAKFDGILGLGFQEISVGNAIPVWYNMVKQGLIKEPVFSFWLNRNTEEEQGGEIVFGGVDPNHFKGEITYVPVTQKGYWQFDMGDVLIDGKATGYCESGCSAIADSGTSLVAGPSTIITMINQAIGATGVASQQCKAVIQQYGQTIMDLLLAEAHPKKICSQVGVCTFDGTRGVSMGIESVVDEKAGRSAGLQDGMCSACEMAVIWMENQLKQNQTQDRILKYANELCERLPSPLGESAVDCGKLSSMPTVSFTIGGKVFDLSPNEYILKVGEGDKAQCISGFTGLDIPPPRGPLWILGDVFMGRYHTVFDYGKLRVGFAEAT, from the exons ATGCAAGAATCGGTAGAGTTTTTCTTCTCATTCACCTTTTTCCTCTCTTTGCTTCATCAAAAACTG ATCAACATGGGAGCAAAAATATTTCTAGTTGTCCTGTTTCTCTCAGCACTGTTATCTCCATTGGCTTCCTCATCATCAAATGATGGCTTTGTTAGAATTGggttgaaaaaaatgaaatttgatcAAAACAACCGACTTGCTGCACGCCTCGAGTCCAAGGACGGGGACGCTTTGAGGGCGAAGTATAACTTCGGTGGTAAACTTGGGGAGTCTGAGGATACAGATATTGTAGCACTGAAGAACTATATGGATGCTCAATACTTTGGGGAGCTTGGTGTAGGCACTCCACCTCAAAAGTTTACTGTAATCTTTGACACTGGTAGCTCGAATTTGTGGGTGCCTTCGTCGAAGTGTTATTTCTCT GTTCCCTGTTTCTTTCATTCCAAGTACAAATCAAGCCAATCAAGTACTTATAAGAAGAATG GGAAGTCTGCTGCAATTCAGTATGGTAGTGGAGCTATTTCTGGATTCTTCAGTCAGGATAGTGTCAAAGTTGGTGATCTTGTGGTAACAGATCAG GAATTTATTGAGGCAACCAGAGAACCCAGCGTCACATTTTTGGTAGCCAAGTTTGATGGTATACTGGGTCTTGGATTCCAGGAGATCTCTGTTGGAAATGCCATCCCAGTTTG GTACAACATGGTCAAACAGGGCCTTATCAAGGAGCCTGTCTTCTCATTTTGGCTCAACCGAAATACAGAGGAAGAGCAAGGGGGAGAAATCGTGTTTGGTGGTGTTGATCCTAATCACTTTAAGGGAGAAATCACTTATGTCCCAGTCACGCAGAAAGGTTATTGGCAG TTTGACATGGGCGATGTTTTGATCGATGGTAAAGCTACCG GTTACTGTGAAAGTGGCTGCTCTGCTATAGCAGATTCAGGGACTTCTCTTGTGGCTGGTCCATCG ACCATAATCACTATGATTAATCAAGCAATTGGAGCCACTGGAGTTGCAAGCCAACAATGCAAAGCTGTAATTCAGCAGTACGGGCAAACAATCATGGATTTGCTGTTAGCAGAG GCACATCCAAAGAAGATCTGCTCGCAGGTTGGAGTATGCACTTTTGATGGGACTCGCGGAGTTAG TATGGGAATTGAGAGTGTAGTGGATGAGAAAGCTGGCAGATCAGCAGGACTGCAGGATGGCATGTGCTCTGCTTGTGAAATGGCGGTCATATGGATGGAGAATCAACTGAAACAAAACCAGACTCAAGATCGCATATTGAAATATGCAAATGAG CTTTGTGAGCGTCTCCCAAGCCCATTGGGAGAATCAGCTGTTGACTGTGGAAAGCTTTCTTCCATGCCTACAGTCTCCTTCACAATCGGTGGAAAAGTGTTTGACCTTTCCCCCAACGAG TACATACTCAAGGTGGGCGAGGGTGATAAAGCACAATGTATTAGTGGTTTCACTGGCTTGGATATTCCTCCTCCCCGTGGACCTCTCTG GATCTTGGGTGATGTTTTCATGGGTCGATATCACACAGTGTTCGATTATGGCAAACTCAGAGTTGGATTTGCTGAAGCAACTTAA